The following proteins come from a genomic window of Methanoculleus caldifontis:
- a CDS encoding NADH-quinone oxidoreductase subunit B family protein yields the protein MKIAIEELAGCSGCTIAVLDLHEMLLDVVKEAEIVYSPVIMDVKEPPEGIDIAFVTGAVRNEENRERLEKLRRRAKTLVALGTCACYGGISGLSMLSSNEDLFSCVYREVETAKPDGVIPTDVPPFLYRAFAVGDLVKIDYYVTGCPPKEVFVKKIIPAMVAGDKLELSRKSVCSECDRTMGPVENWTLKRRHEGVPDREHCLLGQGYLCLGSVTFGRCAAACPKNNIPCHGCNGPSLDILREPCRDIYGMMVRRISDLTDKPQKEVEKELYDVAHTMYAFTIGSLIMEDKETSKIRDLVKERSR from the coding sequence ATGAAGATTGCTATTGAAGAACTGGCAGGGTGTTCGGGGTGCACGATCGCGGTGCTCGATCTCCACGAGATGCTCCTTGATGTCGTCAAGGAGGCGGAGATTGTCTACTCGCCGGTGATCATGGACGTAAAAGAGCCGCCTGAGGGCATCGATATCGCGTTCGTGACCGGCGCCGTCCGGAACGAGGAGAACCGGGAGCGCCTCGAGAAGCTCCGGAGGCGGGCAAAGACGCTCGTCGCGCTCGGGACCTGCGCATGCTACGGGGGGATATCCGGCCTCTCGATGCTGAGTTCAAACGAGGATCTCTTCTCCTGCGTATACAGAGAAGTGGAGACGGCAAAACCCGACGGCGTTATCCCGACGGACGTGCCGCCGTTCCTCTACCGGGCGTTTGCGGTGGGGGATCTCGTCAAGATAGACTACTACGTCACGGGCTGCCCCCCGAAAGAGGTGTTCGTCAAGAAGATCATTCCGGCGATGGTCGCAGGGGATAAGCTTGAGCTCTCGCGCAAATCCGTCTGCTCCGAGTGCGACAGGACCATGGGCCCCGTCGAGAACTGGACGCTCAAACGGCGGCACGAGGGGGTTCCCGACCGCGAGCACTGCCTGCTCGGGCAGGGCTACCTCTGTCTTGGGAGCGTCACGTTCGGGAGGTGCGCGGCCGCCTGCCCGAAGAACAACATCCCGTGCCACGGGTGCAACGGCCCGTCGCTCGATATCCTCCGCGAGCCCTGCCGGGACATCTACGGCATGATGGTGCGGAGGATCTCGGACCTCACGGACAAGCCGCAGAAAGAGGTGGAGAAGGAACTCTACGACGTCGCACACACGATGTACGCCTTCACCATCGGGAGCCTGATCATGGAGGACAAAGAGACCTCAAAGATCAGAGACCTCGTCAAGGAGAGGAGCAGATGA
- a CDS encoding Ni/Fe hydrogenase subunit alpha, which yields MKEITISPVTRIEGHAGIRIYLDDKGAVDSAHFQVVELRGFEKFLVGAAVEEAPRITPRICGICPSAHHLAAAKATDRIFGVEPPATGKKLRELLNIGQFVHSHALHFFMLAAPDFILGHDAPAESRNVIGLARNSPEIAKKAIAVRKFGQRLTEAVGGKPIHPANALPGGMSAPLTEGKRAELAVMAEEALGIAREGWEIARNLLDGVDTEVGAVRTGFLGMANQGVYSTYDGSVAMLGADGGRAGSFSDADYTKFIEEYSEDWSYLKFARFKGGDYYRVGPLARLNIVERMGTEHADAALTEYRERFGTVAQAPLAYHLARYIEFIASCERAADLLSDPGITGSDIRARVGKVVNRRGVGIIEAPRGTLIHDYTVNEAGIIERCNLIVATCQNNYAIDRGVEDMARRVVENGALTEGAANRIEMIVRAYDPCISCATHAIGRMPLRIECVRRT from the coding sequence ATGAAGGAGATCACGATCAGTCCGGTGACCCGGATAGAAGGCCATGCGGGCATCAGGATCTATCTCGACGATAAGGGTGCGGTCGACTCGGCCCACTTCCAGGTCGTTGAACTGAGAGGATTTGAGAAATTCCTCGTGGGAGCGGCGGTCGAGGAGGCACCCCGGATCACGCCCCGGATCTGCGGGATATGCCCCTCGGCGCACCATCTCGCGGCGGCGAAGGCGACCGACCGGATCTTCGGGGTCGAACCGCCCGCGACCGGGAAGAAACTCCGCGAGCTCCTCAACATCGGCCAGTTCGTCCACTCCCATGCCCTCCACTTCTTCATGCTCGCGGCCCCCGACTTCATCCTGGGCCACGACGCGCCGGCGGAGAGCAGGAACGTCATCGGGCTTGCCCGCAACTCGCCCGAGATCGCAAAGAAAGCGATCGCGGTCCGGAAATTCGGCCAGCGTCTGACGGAAGCGGTCGGCGGCAAACCCATTCACCCGGCAAACGCGTTGCCGGGAGGAATGTCCGCCCCGCTCACCGAAGGCAAGAGGGCCGAACTCGCTGTTATGGCGGAGGAAGCGCTCGGTATCGCCCGTGAAGGGTGGGAGATCGCGCGCAACCTTCTCGACGGGGTCGACACGGAGGTCGGAGCCGTCAGGACCGGGTTCCTTGGTATGGCCAACCAGGGGGTTTACTCTACCTACGACGGATCGGTCGCGATGCTCGGCGCCGACGGGGGAAGAGCCGGTTCGTTCTCGGACGCCGACTACACGAAGTTCATCGAGGAGTACTCGGAGGACTGGTCCTACCTGAAGTTCGCCCGGTTCAAAGGCGGGGACTACTACCGGGTCGGCCCGCTCGCCCGGCTCAACATCGTGGAGAGGATGGGGACGGAGCACGCGGATGCCGCGCTCACCGAGTACCGCGAACGGTTCGGCACCGTCGCCCAGGCCCCGCTTGCCTACCACCTGGCACGCTACATCGAGTTCATCGCCTCGTGCGAGCGGGCGGCGGACCTGCTCTCGGACCCCGGCATCACCGGCTCCGATATCCGGGCCCGGGTGGGAAAGGTCGTGAACCGGCGGGGCGTCGGTATCATCGAGGCTCCCCGGGGGACCCTTATCCACGATTATACCGTCAACGAGGCCGGCATCATCGAGCGGTGCAACCTCATCGTCGCGACCTGCCAGAACAACTACGCCATCGACCGGGGCGTCGAGGATATGGCACGCCGGGTGGTGGAGAACGGAGCGTTGACCGAAGGAGCGGCAAACCGTATCGAGATGATCGTCAGGGCATACGACCCCTGCATCTCGTGCGCAACTCACGCGATCGGACGGATGCCTCTCCGGATTGAGTGCGTCAGAAGAACCTGA
- a CDS encoding roadblock/LC7 domain-containing protein — protein MLKQILGEFLKLDGVTAAVVAGRDGFVIESVVAGDVDVEALGAMASTGMGTSEAMSNELGKGEMYQMLVELENGPILLSPLSEDELIAIVANANVNVGRIRYELKKNRDRITAAL, from the coding sequence ATGTTAAAACAGATTCTCGGAGAATTCCTGAAACTTGATGGAGTCACCGCCGCAGTCGTGGCGGGACGGGACGGCTTTGTGATCGAGAGCGTCGTTGCCGGGGACGTGGATGTCGAGGCTCTCGGCGCCATGGCCTCCACCGGCATGGGTACGTCTGAGGCGATGAGCAACGAGCTCGGGAAAGGCGAGATGTACCAGATGCTCGTCGAGCTCGAGAACGGGCCCATCCTGCTCTCTCCGCTCTCGGAGGACGAACTGATCGCCATCGTGGCGAACGCGAACGTCAACGTCGGGCGGATCCGGTACGAACTGAAGAAGAACAGGGACCGGATAACCGCTGCTCTGTGA
- a CDS encoding roadblock/LC7 domain-containing protein → MLPDGISLGRLQGPLSALASISPHFTGAVRIDGPGGTGFVLARDGSPYAAAFESNGGDLLLSGDEAHRHLFDRPSLDYELIAYTAEETGAAREVSREMGCLIGGNGTAAGAASMSAERLEQVARQPGVVAVSVFHEGFALQSLGSADFEQVAAVAEDLLRAGTRITGDMEMGSLAQMILETPAGKLIIAPYGDLALCVLAKPDANLGLIRLSMRSMQGGPL, encoded by the coding sequence ATGCTGCCCGACGGTATCTCACTGGGACGACTCCAGGGGCCTCTCTCGGCCCTTGCCTCCATCAGCCCTCATTTCACGGGAGCCGTGCGCATCGACGGCCCCGGAGGGACCGGTTTTGTCCTTGCCCGGGATGGGAGCCCGTATGCAGCCGCATTCGAGAGCAACGGCGGAGACCTGCTGCTCAGCGGAGACGAGGCTCACAGGCATCTCTTCGACCGGCCGTCGCTTGACTACGAGCTCATCGCGTACACCGCCGAGGAGACCGGGGCGGCCCGCGAGGTATCCCGTGAGATGGGGTGTCTGATCGGCGGGAACGGCACGGCGGCAGGCGCCGCTTCGATGAGCGCGGAGCGCCTCGAACAGGTCGCACGGCAGCCGGGCGTCGTTGCCGTCTCGGTCTTTCACGAAGGGTTCGCCCTCCAGTCACTGGGATCCGCCGACTTCGAGCAGGTGGCCGCGGTCGCGGAGGACCTGCTCCGTGCCGGCACCCGTATCACCGGAGATATGGAGATGGGGAGCCTCGCGCAGATGATCCTCGAGACCCCGGCAGGGAAACTGATCATCGCACCCTACGGCGACCTCGCCCTCTGCGTACTCGCGAAGCCCGATGCCAACCTCGGCCTGATCCGCCTCTCGATGCGGAGCATGCAGGGCGGCCCCCTCTGA
- a CDS encoding ornithine cyclodeaminase family protein: MRYYPVRSGYPPYAAVNRAIEAAFAEHGRGNVQMPQKVYVTFVETGDFRTMPAHIPALGIAGVKIVNVHPRNRARGLPTVMALTVIIDAETGMPEAIVNATELTAMRTGAAGAVAARHLSPRQSVTLGVVGTGRQAEALVEATAAELAIEEILVWSRTEKSAGAFAARYADYNARVVPLERACDCDVLLTTTPSTEPLVMADWVREGTHINAIGADAPGKQELEPELLLKAEVFVDDHDQAVHSGEVNVPISTGLYDPARIAGTLGEVVIGRKGRSSPDAVTIFDSTGLAIQDLAIAALVMREEEGYELPFP, from the coding sequence ATGAGATATTACCCCGTCCGGTCCGGGTACCCCCCGTATGCCGCGGTGAACCGGGCGATCGAGGCGGCTTTTGCCGAGCACGGGAGAGGAAACGTCCAGATGCCGCAGAAAGTCTACGTGACGTTTGTCGAGACGGGGGACTTCCGGACGATGCCTGCCCACATCCCGGCGCTCGGAATCGCCGGGGTGAAGATCGTCAACGTCCACCCGCGCAACCGGGCACGGGGCCTCCCCACTGTCATGGCGCTCACGGTGATCATCGATGCGGAGACGGGCATGCCGGAGGCGATCGTCAACGCCACCGAACTTACGGCGATGCGGACCGGGGCGGCGGGCGCCGTCGCGGCGAGGCACCTCTCGCCCCGACAGTCCGTCACCCTCGGTGTCGTCGGGACCGGACGGCAGGCGGAGGCGCTCGTGGAGGCGACGGCTGCGGAACTCGCGATCGAGGAGATCCTGGTCTGGAGCAGGACCGAGAAGAGTGCCGGGGCATTTGCAGCCCGGTATGCAGACTATAACGCCCGGGTTGTCCCGCTCGAGCGTGCGTGCGACTGCGACGTGCTGCTCACGACGACGCCGTCGACAGAACCGCTCGTGATGGCGGACTGGGTCCGCGAAGGGACGCATATCAACGCCATCGGCGCCGATGCCCCCGGCAAGCAGGAGCTCGAACCCGAACTCCTGCTGAAAGCGGAGGTCTTCGTCGACGACCACGACCAGGCGGTCCACTCGGGCGAGGTGAACGTCCCGATCAGCACCGGCCTCTACGATCCCGCCCGGATCGCGGGAACCCTCGGTGAGGTCGTCATCGGGAGGAAGGGACGGTCGTCGCCTGACGCCGTCACGATCTTCGACTCGACCGGGCTTGCTATACAGGACCTCGCCATCGCCGCCCTCGTCATGCGGGAGGAGGAAGGGTACGAACTTCCGTTCCCGTGA
- the tes gene encoding tetraether lipid synthase Tes, translating to MLIKKTQSLCPTCGRVLDADVVEEEGKVWLVRTCPEHGAYRGLYWSDAEMYRRFDAYERVGGGIANPQKASSPAGCPNDCGICQNHKSTTLLANIDLTNRCNLNCDFCFANARACGFVYEPTFDQIVEMLRMLREEKPVPTPAVQFSGGEPTMRDDLPELIRKAKELGMSQVQVATNGIRIAREPDYAMQLKEAGLSTVYLHFDGVTKETNPKLASDRQAIENCERLGMGMVLVPTVIKGRNDHEVGAIIRYAADHIKAIRGVNFQPVAFTGAASEDDVKRERITIPELAERIEEQTDGVIRKEYFYPVPCVVPISELVEAYTGKPQITFTTHQHCGAATYVFVTEEGLVPVNKMVNVEAFFESIEKMEAKLTKGGSLNKYVTLVEGVKDLYTSTRTAEQTNTGEFMKLIGKTLIAQNFEALREFHWNALFIGTMHFMDRYNYDLSRVQRCCIHYATPDGRAIPFCTYNSGPVYREKVWKAFAQPQKDE from the coding sequence ATGCTGATAAAGAAGACACAGAGCCTCTGTCCAACATGCGGTCGCGTGCTCGACGCCGATGTCGTCGAAGAAGAGGGGAAGGTCTGGCTGGTCCGCACCTGCCCTGAACACGGCGCGTACCGGGGCCTCTACTGGTCCGACGCAGAGATGTACCGGAGGTTCGATGCCTACGAGCGCGTAGGAGGGGGAATAGCAAACCCGCAGAAGGCCTCATCCCCGGCAGGGTGCCCAAACGACTGCGGTATCTGTCAGAACCACAAGTCAACGACGCTGCTCGCGAATATCGACCTGACGAACCGCTGCAACCTCAACTGCGACTTCTGTTTTGCAAACGCCCGGGCATGCGGTTTCGTTTACGAGCCGACGTTTGACCAGATCGTCGAGATGCTGCGCATGTTGCGCGAGGAAAAGCCCGTGCCGACGCCTGCCGTCCAGTTCTCCGGCGGCGAACCGACGATGCGCGACGATCTCCCCGAACTCATCAGAAAAGCGAAAGAGCTCGGAATGTCGCAGGTCCAGGTCGCGACCAACGGGATCAGGATCGCCCGCGAGCCCGACTATGCCATGCAGCTCAAGGAGGCGGGGCTCTCCACCGTCTACCTGCACTTCGACGGCGTGACCAAAGAGACCAACCCGAAACTCGCGAGCGACCGGCAGGCTATAGAGAACTGCGAAAGGCTCGGCATGGGGATGGTGCTGGTGCCCACGGTGATCAAGGGCAGGAACGATCACGAGGTGGGCGCCATCATCCGGTACGCCGCAGATCACATAAAGGCAATCAGGGGCGTCAATTTCCAGCCGGTGGCGTTCACGGGGGCTGCGAGCGAGGACGATGTCAAAAGAGAACGGATCACCATTCCGGAGCTTGCGGAGCGCATCGAGGAGCAGACGGACGGTGTGATCCGGAAAGAGTACTTCTACCCCGTGCCCTGCGTCGTCCCGATATCGGAACTCGTCGAGGCGTACACGGGCAAACCCCAGATCACGTTCACCACGCACCAGCACTGCGGTGCGGCGACCTATGTCTTCGTCACCGAGGAGGGGCTGGTCCCGGTCAACAAGATGGTGAACGTCGAAGCTTTCTTCGAGTCGATCGAGAAGATGGAGGCGAAGCTCACCAAGGGCGGGTCGCTCAACAAGTACGTGACGCTCGTCGAAGGAGTCAAGGACCTCTACACCTCCACGCGGACCGCGGAGCAGACGAATACCGGGGAGTTCATGAAACTGATCGGGAAGACGCTGATTGCGCAGAACTTCGAGGCGCTGCGTGAGTTCCACTGGAACGCCCTCTTCATCGGTACGATGCACTTCATGGACCGGTACAACTACGATCTCTCGCGGGTGCAGAGGTGTTGCATCCATTACGCGACTCCCGACGGCCGCGCGATCCCGTTCTGCACCTACAACAGCGGCCCGGTCTACCGGGAGAAGGTCTGGAAAGCCTTCGCGCAGCCGCAGAAAGACGAATAA
- a CDS encoding CDP-2,3-bis-(O-geranylgeranyl)-sn-glycerol synthase: MVPAYLPNSAAAVFGGGTPIDFGKALGDGRRIFGNGKTYRGFFGGVLCGILIGLVEIWARSAFGLTFLPEQTLLSVTLLAAGALLGDLAKSFLKRRLGKERGESWFLADQYDLVVGSFVLILLIYPQWLFENITLPVAVWIVVMTPLLHRVVNIIGYYIGVKEVPW, translated from the coding sequence ATGGTCCCTGCATACCTGCCGAACTCGGCGGCCGCGGTCTTCGGTGGCGGGACACCCATCGACTTCGGGAAGGCGCTCGGTGACGGGAGGCGGATCTTCGGTAACGGCAAGACGTACCGGGGGTTCTTCGGCGGCGTACTCTGCGGGATACTGATAGGTCTCGTCGAGATCTGGGCCAGGTCCGCATTCGGCCTGACTTTCCTCCCGGAGCAGACACTCCTCTCCGTCACGCTGCTTGCGGCGGGTGCGCTCCTCGGCGATCTGGCCAAGAGTTTCCTGAAACGGAGGCTGGGTAAGGAGCGGGGCGAATCCTGGTTCCTTGCCGATCAGTACGACCTGGTAGTCGGTTCTTTCGTGCTCATCCTTCTGATCTACCCCCAGTGGTTGTTTGAGAATATTACCTTACCCGTTGCGGTCTGGATCGTCGTCATGACACCCCTCCTTCACCGGGTGGTGAATATTATCGGCTATTACATCGGAGTTAAAGAGGTACCATGGTAA
- the pyrE gene encoding orotate phosphoribosyltransferase: MVNPIAELLLESGAIEFGDFVLASGARSSYYIDIKAATTNPTILAAIGKAIAEGREFDMVAGVAVGAVPIAVAVSFASGRPYAIIRKAEKDHGKAGTIIGDVKDKRVLLVEDVTTSGGSALYGLAALRAAGAQVDRVVTVVDREAGAGEALAEKGASLSALVRVSELLDG; this comes from the coding sequence ATGGTAAACCCAATCGCGGAACTGTTACTTGAGAGCGGGGCTATCGAGTTCGGGGACTTCGTCCTCGCATCGGGAGCCCGGAGTTCCTACTACATCGACATCAAGGCCGCAACAACGAACCCCACGATCCTTGCGGCAATCGGAAAGGCCATCGCCGAAGGCCGGGAATTTGACATGGTGGCCGGAGTGGCCGTCGGTGCCGTCCCGATCGCCGTCGCCGTCTCGTTTGCGAGCGGCCGGCCCTACGCGATCATCCGGAAGGCGGAGAAGGATCACGGCAAAGCCGGGACGATCATCGGCGATGTGAAGGATAAGCGTGTGCTGCTGGTCGAGGACGTGACCACATCGGGGGGAAGCGCCCTCTACGGCCTTGCAGCGCTGCGTGCTGCAGGCGCGCAGGTCGACCGTGTTGTGACCGTCGTCGACCGGGAAGCCGGCGCAGGTGAGGCGCTTGCAGAAAAAGGCGCATCCCTTAGTGCGCTTGTTCGGGTCAGCGAGCTGCTGGACGGATAA
- the purD gene encoding phosphoribosylamine--glycine ligase, with the protein MDMKVLVVGGGGREHAITRALSCNSGVRIFSVMARKNPGIARLAERVLLEKETNIAKIEQFAVENGLDAAVIGPETPLEAGIVDRLEAAGIPSLGPTRAAARLETDKAFCRRLMERHGIAGCPEYRVFHDPEEAREFIEAYDGDLAVKPIGLTGGKGVRIMGEHVDAAGAVEYAREIGGDVVLEERLIGEEFTLQAFVDGKHLVPMPLVQDHKRAYEGDVGPNTGGMGSYSMPDHMFPFVTRSDYDKALRIMEDTVAAMQREGTPYRGILYGQFMNTRDGPRVIEFNARFGDPEAMNVLSLLESDLSEIVGHVAEGSLSPSHVRFARKATVCKYLVPEGYPDAPAVGEPLALGDYGDALLYYASVEERDGTLYTQTSRTLAFVGMGETLEEAEAIAETAASSVRGRTFHRRDIGTRAVLEKRCRHMKEIA; encoded by the coding sequence ATGGATATGAAAGTACTCGTTGTAGGCGGTGGTGGCAGGGAGCATGCGATCACCAGGGCACTATCCTGCAACAGCGGCGTGAGAATATTTTCTGTCATGGCACGCAAGAACCCGGGGATCGCCCGGCTCGCGGAGCGGGTGCTTCTCGAGAAAGAGACCAATATTGCAAAGATAGAGCAGTTCGCCGTCGAGAATGGGCTTGATGCCGCAGTCATCGGGCCGGAGACCCCCCTTGAAGCCGGTATCGTCGACCGCCTCGAAGCGGCCGGAATACCCTCTCTCGGACCGACCCGTGCGGCGGCCCGGCTGGAGACGGACAAGGCGTTCTGCCGGCGGTTGATGGAGCGGCACGGGATCGCGGGGTGCCCGGAATACCGGGTCTTCCATGATCCGGAAGAGGCACGTGAGTTCATCGAGGCCTATGACGGGGACCTCGCCGTCAAGCCCATCGGCCTGACCGGCGGGAAGGGCGTGCGGATCATGGGCGAGCACGTCGATGCGGCAGGAGCAGTCGAGTATGCCCGCGAGATCGGGGGAGACGTCGTGCTGGAGGAGCGGCTCATCGGGGAGGAGTTCACTCTCCAGGCGTTCGTCGATGGCAAGCACCTGGTGCCGATGCCGCTCGTGCAGGACCACAAACGCGCATACGAGGGGGACGTGGGACCGAATACCGGCGGGATGGGATCATACTCCATGCCGGATCACATGTTCCCGTTCGTCACCCGCTCCGACTACGATAAGGCGCTCCGGATCATGGAGGATACCGTCGCGGCCATGCAGAGGGAGGGAACGCCGTACCGGGGGATCCTCTATGGCCAGTTCATGAACACCCGCGACGGTCCGAGAGTCATCGAGTTCAACGCCCGTTTCGGGGATCCCGAGGCGATGAACGTCCTCTCGCTCCTGGAATCGGATCTCTCCGAGATCGTCGGTCACGTCGCGGAGGGGAGCCTCTCGCCGTCGCACGTCCGGTTCGCCCGTAAGGCGACGGTCTGCAAATACCTCGTTCCCGAAGGTTACCCCGATGCTCCGGCAGTCGGGGAGCCCCTCGCCCTCGGCGACTACGGCGACGCCCTGCTCTACTATGCAAGCGTCGAGGAGCGGGACGGGACGCTCTACACTCAGACGTCGCGGACGCTCGCGTTCGTCGGAATGGGTGAGACGCTTGAGGAGGCCGAGGCGATCGCCGAGACGGCTGCATCCTCGGTCCGGGGACGCACCTTCCACCGCAGAGATATCGGCACCAGGGCGGTCCTCGAGAAGAGGTGCCGGCACATGAAGGAGATTGCATGA
- the argF gene encoding ornithine carbamoyltransferase, with the protein MKKDFLSIADIDEYELESIVADAIRLKRLKSAGAAHEYLRGKSLAMIFEKASTRTRVSFEVGMTDLGGHALFLNPQDMQLGRGEEIRDTARVLARYVDAVMIRAYQHAAVEEFARYSTVPVINGLSDRLHPCQVLSDIMTLSERFGDLHDLKLAWVGDGNNVCNSWLLSSALTGMEVVVASPPCYQPKEAIVARAQAAGGRVSVTTDPEEAVRDADVLYTDIWVSMGDEQQRAERLRGLKGYTIDSHLLAKAPSDALVMHCLPAHRGEEITDEVIEGPQSIVWDQAENRLHAQKALLVRLIAGDMPAE; encoded by the coding sequence ATGAAGAAGGATTTTCTCTCGATCGCCGATATCGACGAGTACGAACTTGAGAGCATTGTTGCCGACGCGATACGTCTTAAGCGGCTGAAGTCCGCAGGAGCCGCGCACGAGTATCTCAGGGGAAAGAGTCTTGCGATGATCTTCGAGAAGGCGTCCACCCGCACCCGGGTCTCGTTCGAGGTGGGGATGACCGACCTCGGCGGCCATGCACTCTTCTTGAACCCCCAGGATATGCAGCTCGGCCGGGGCGAGGAGATCCGGGACACGGCACGAGTGCTTGCCCGCTACGTCGACGCGGTGATGATCCGTGCCTACCAGCATGCTGCCGTCGAGGAGTTCGCCCGTTATTCGACTGTTCCGGTCATCAACGGTCTCTCGGACCGGTTGCACCCCTGCCAGGTGCTCTCCGACATCATGACCTTAAGCGAGCGGTTCGGCGACCTCCACGACCTGAAACTCGCCTGGGTCGGGGACGGCAACAACGTCTGTAACTCGTGGCTCCTCTCCTCAGCCCTGACCGGGATGGAGGTCGTGGTCGCAAGCCCCCCGTGCTACCAGCCAAAAGAAGCGATCGTCGCCCGGGCACAGGCGGCAGGCGGCAGGGTCAGCGTCACTACGGACCCGGAAGAAGCAGTCAGGGATGCGGACGTACTCTATACCGATATCTGGGTCTCGATGGGCGACGAGCAGCAGCGTGCCGAGCGCCTGCGAGGCCTCAAAGGCTACACGATAGACTCTCATCTCCTCGCAAAGGCGCCGTCCGACGCTCTCGTGATGCACTGCCTCCCCGCCCACCGGGGGGAGGAGATCACCGACGAAGTGATCGAGGGACCGCAGAGCATCGTCTGGGACCAGGCCGAGAACCGGCTTCATGCACAGAAGGCGCTGCTCGTGCGGCTGATCGCCGGAGATATGCCGGCTGAGTGA
- a CDS encoding methanogenesis marker 14 protein — MCARFLERFFKPTPHIVESPPPPSISHGAGAGVPEYRVKPYFIVASVEMGNTTTKCILTGTNLETGRSYVINKTVTMSRDVRPPKPGEAIFGATLDGTELTRESVTELVRDTLIQCHDEAHLSIKDDLDFVVRSTGVVAAMDSPDQVGDFIIALANGCLEAGVPPRKMTPPMSIENLTPKLRQFSFADRLVFVGAVAGVVPPVGCTGVEMVANEMEGELAMAGIKEGAKWTPVDFRNPCISIDFGTTLDGRITSDVAPDEPNPFAQTTGNFCGLAGAIPDSIVRGTGLVKNRTGTALDLFGDQSIKGAFGGRKRSVVEEYVDRCHEHIDIRIVPPDRTRFGRVPVCADVAEKSGVALIGCDCGVDGSEMPALEKIGHEIHEKHGMGVLTEVVDRVCARMALRLIDVAVERGMVPPNSSIGFTGRAAISGRKPEYILAGITERNLYDNPNDHLVFVDDGLARGAALMGRCMNSLGKPKSPLGGVRGGPCIMSRRIKIGK; from the coding sequence ATGTGTGCCCGTTTTTTGGAGCGCTTCTTCAAACCTACACCGCACATCGTCGAAAGTCCGCCTCCGCCGTCGATCTCTCACGGAGCGGGTGCGGGCGTTCCCGAGTACCGGGTGAAGCCCTATTTTATCGTGGCATCTGTTGAGATGGGCAATACGACGACGAAGTGTATCCTGACCGGCACGAACCTCGAGACGGGCAGGTCCTACGTCATCAACAAGACCGTGACCATGAGCCGCGACGTCCGGCCCCCGAAACCCGGCGAGGCGATCTTCGGGGCAACCCTCGACGGCACGGAGCTGACGCGGGAGTCGGTCACGGAGCTTGTCCGCGACACCCTGATCCAGTGCCACGACGAGGCCCACCTGAGCATCAAGGACGATCTCGACTTCGTCGTCAGGAGCACCGGCGTCGTGGCAGCGATGGACTCCCCCGACCAGGTCGGTGACTTCATCATCGCGCTTGCGAACGGCTGTCTCGAGGCCGGGGTTCCCCCGCGGAAGATGACGCCGCCGATGTCGATCGAGAACCTCACCCCGAAGCTCCGGCAGTTCTCGTTTGCCGACCGTCTGGTCTTCGTCGGCGCGGTGGCCGGCGTCGTGCCGCCGGTCGGCTGTACCGGCGTCGAGATGGTGGCAAACGAGATGGAAGGCGAGCTCGCGATGGCGGGCATCAAGGAGGGTGCCAAGTGGACGCCGGTCGACTTCCGGAACCCCTGCATCTCCATCGACTTCGGGACGACACTCGACGGCCGGATCACGAGCGACGTCGCTCCGGACGAACCGAATCCGTTCGCCCAGACGACCGGAAACTTCTGCGGGCTTGCGGGCGCCATCCCCGACTCGATCGTCCGGGGAACCGGGCTCGTCAAGAACCGGACGGGGACGGCCCTCGACCTTTTCGGCGACCAGAGCATCAAGGGCGCGTTCGGGGGGCGGAAGCGCTCCGTCGTCGAGGAATACGTCGACCGGTGCCACGAGCACATCGATATCCGGATCGTCCCTCCCGACCGGACGAGGTTCGGCCGGGTCCCGGTCTGCGCCGACGTTGCCGAAAAATCGGGTGTCGCCCTCATCGGGTGCGATTGCGGCGTCGACGGGAGCGAGATGCCTGCGCTTGAGAAGATCGGGCACGAGATCCACGAGAAGCACGGCATGGGCGTCCTGACCGAGGTCGTCGACCGGGTCTGCGCGAGGATGGCGCTCAGGCTCATCGACGTCGCCGTCGAGCGGGGGATGGTCCCGCCGAATTCGTCGATCGGGTTCACCGGGCGGGCGGCGATATCGGGGAGGAAGCCCGAGTACATCCTCGCGGGCATCACCGAGCGGAACCTCTACGACAACCCGAACGATCATCTCGTCTTCGTGGACGACGGCCTTGCGCGGGGTGCGGCACTGATGGGACGGTGCATGAACTCGCTCGGGAAGCCCAAGAGCCCGCTCGGCGGGGTGCGGGGAGGGCCATGTATTATGTCCCGCCGGATCAAAATAGGGAAGTAG